One Panicum virgatum strain AP13 chromosome 3N, P.virgatum_v5, whole genome shotgun sequence DNA segment encodes these proteins:
- the LOC120665353 gene encoding soluble inorganic pyrophosphatase-like, with protein sequence MSHENGAAAHGEEQDVMAVEPKRRAPRLNERILSSLSRRSVAAHPWHDLEIGPEAPAVFNVVVEITKGSKVKYELDKKTGLIKVDRVLYSSVVYPHNYGFIPRSLCEDNDPMDVLVLMQEPVLPGAFLRARAIGLMPMIDQGEKDDKIIAVCADDPEYRHYNDISELSPHRLQEIRRFFEDYKKNENKEVAVNEFLPAEAAREAIQYSMDLYGQYIMQTLRR encoded by the exons ATGAGCCACGAGAACggagccgccgcccacggcgaGGAGCAGGACGTGATGGCGGTGGAGCCGAAGCGCCGGGCGCCGCGGCTCAACGAGCGGATCCTCTCCTCGCTGTCGCGGAGGTCCGTCGCCGCGCACCCCTGGCACGACCTCGAGATCG gtcctgAAGCTCCGGCGGTCTTCAACGTG GTCGTGGAGATCACCAAGGGGAGCAAGGTCAAGTACGAGCTGGACAAGAAGACGGGGCTCATCAAGGTGGACCGGGTCCTCTACTCCTCCGTCGTGTACCCGCACAACTACGGCTTCATCCCCCGGTCGCTCTGCGAGGACAATGACCCCATGGACGTCCTCGTCCTCATGCAG GAACCAGTTCTTCCCGGCGCCTTCCTCCGGGCCCGGGCGATCGGCCTCATGCCTATGATAGATCAG GGTGAGAAGGACGACAAGATCATAGCCGTCTGCGCCGACGATCCCGAGTACCGCCACTACAACGACATCAGCGAGCTCTCCCCTCACCGCCTCCAGGAGATCCGGCGCTTCTTCGAAGACT ACAAGAAGAACGAGAACAAGGAGGTGGCCGTCAACGAGTTCCTCcccgctgaagctgcccgcgaAGCCATCCAGTACTCCAT GGATCTGTACGGGCAGTACATTATGCAGACCTTGAGGCGGTAG